Proteins from a single region of Hydra vulgaris chromosome 12, alternate assembly HydraT2T_AEP:
- the LOC136088898 gene encoding uncharacterized protein LOC136088898: protein MQMVSNWTQKISKQIKENIKDVRAFIGLCSYYRRFIKGFSNIALPLNNLLKKDAGFEWQIEQQNSFELLKQSLTTSPILVFPDFNKPFIIYSDASGQASGYVLSQYQGDLEKVILYGGRNFTSTESKYSTTEREALAVVVAIQKCRPYVYGQKFKIVTDHNSLKWLISIKDPTGRLARWSLILQSYNFEIAYRSGKIHGNADGLSRCSYNTVATMTVPGKSIDHLVKEQRSDPYYARLVTYLTKRELPDDLKEAKKVLAMEGSYHLDENGLLFHHESKVSRNLTQLVVPQSLRSELITWAHDEPCGGHFGVTKTFGKIRRNYFWVGMYNEIQTWVKSCITCAQRKQNSAPSKAPLLPIPVEDPWDIIAADCLGPFLPSLKGNLYIFVFGCLFTKYVEAFAVSTIAATSIAELFVDNIVFRHGAPRRFLTDRGSNCTGKLIKVVCDILNVKKLFTTAYHPQTDGFVERINGVLAQNLSMYVASNQRDWDVHLPAAVYAYNTSISTSTGETPFRLTYGRDALQPHDTTLLPRNDPTDNTELLVQRLISDLRLSRNLAKENIQKAQTKMKLHYDQTAKEYPFQVGHKVWIYTPITKKGSVKKLTSFWHGPFRLIEKTSPVTFKVENMNNKELTTPVHVSRLKQWFGLEEKPTTEIALDIEVLNEATETSDEFCFEESNQKEKKQVTFATNKKETDKIQHSLPENEIDDLDIFKMEEIIGKRQRKGRTQYLVKWQDFPSTQNTWEPEENIFDKQVVQKYLEKTKKSLHVSAITRVFSIRQQDDKQTRNRLLPIFNINRSWNIMISIILLCLLIIPTLTTGLFIGEVYDCTKVQPIGVYQVPSILSCAHNMHSLNDSVKTFVADVYAYRPQTTTVILYHCYAEKVTLTCQSNFLNQKSREIDSKKVAVTQGECLSAMTTKISPYGALQVAGPNAWRTVVSDEFHCSWMRTKTADYMHFNMRIYEGQLTGRSLTIEQYVTKSPCYYVMRRCVPTEWPESVIVWESIKHDEEVMKKIGTYPIEQIGEFILIRSLKIGGAIQLSEQKDNVLTLDNGMILKDPTFPEDVFQQYKSAAANYSQKLGNDPATAILEAHISVALMSQKISMISAWEQMCFIQTEISRIHRRMITQFPTTSAEGIHQSSGVTVESAGDALLLSKCVNYTRYAINYARKIGNFCFEHFPITLPSSNITFFLEVSDRKLIRTSPRIPCKLRPKHTYLQDSRQNTMYEITAFGRVKIVGTQLDNVLPSKTKPVPRIRGYSKDILVDKPQRLSPYTVLQLISGSHETLQTLKTISDTNGGDILTAIGTALCSALQATASGGSQIIKAIGGAIKDSLSGVPNLDEKLVQSIGVASSTVLKAAGGAVKDVGEGAGSFFHKFLGGISGSILWAAILLIVIYLIVNKPNFNYALPCLKCFQKHLENEAMVQPRQDQSTSMSPKGKRHSTRTCKYPACKDVHRD from the coding sequence ATGCAGATGGTATCAAACTGGACCCAGAAAATAtcaaagcaaataaaagaaaatataaaagatgTTAGAGCATTCATTGGTTTGTGTAGTTACTATAGAAGGTTTATTAAAGGATTTTCGAACATTGCTTTGCCGTTaaataatctattaaaaaaggaTGCCGGTTTCGAATGGCAGATTGAGCAGCAAAACAGCTTTGAACTTCTCAAACAATCCCTTACAACGTCACCCATTTTGGTTTTCCCTGACTTTAACAAACCGTTCATTATATACTCAGATGCAAGTGGCCAAGCGTCAGGGTATGTCTTATCCCAATATCAAGGAGACCTTGAAAAGGTTATCCTCTATGGTGGACGGAATTTCACAAGCACTGAAAGTAAATATTCCACAACCGAACGCGAGGCTTTAGCTGTAGTTGTTGCGATACAGAAATGTAGACCTTATGTTTAcggacaaaaatttaaaatagtaaccGATCATAATTCATTAAAATGGTTAATCTCAATCAAAGATCCGACGGGTCGCTTAGCAAGATGGAGTTTGATACTACAAAGTTATAACTTTGAAATAGCGTACAGGTCAGGAAAAATACATGGGAATGCAGATGGGCTGTCAAGATGCAGCTACAACACAGTCGCAACAATGACAGTGCCAGGGAAATCTATTGACCATTTGGTAAAAGAACAACGAAGTGATCCCTATTACGCCCGCCTAGTCACATATCTAACCAAGAGAGAACTaccagacgacttaaaagaggCGAAGAAGGTATTAGCAATGGAAGGTAGTTACCACTTAGATGAGAATGGGTTGCTATTCCATCATGAATCGAAAGTTTCGAGGAATCTCACCCAGTTGGTTGTACCGCAGTCCTTAAGATCAGAATTGATAACCTGGGCTCACGATGAACCGTGCGGAGGCCACTTTGGAGTAACAAAGACGTTTGGAAAAATTAGGCGCAACTACTTTTGGGTAGGAATGTACAATGAAATACAAACTTGGGTCAAGTCCTGTATAACGTGTGCCCAACGAAAACAAAATTCAGCTCCTAGTAAAGCACCCTTATTACCAATTCCCGTTGAAGACCCATGGGATATCATTGCTGCTGATTGCCTGGGACCATTCCTGCCATCATTAAAAGGAAacctatatatatttgtttttggttGTTTATTCACAAAATATGTGGAGGCTTTTGCAGTATCTACCATCGCGGCAACATCAATAGCAGAGTTATTCGTAGACAACATTGTGTTTAGACATGGAGCACCAAGACGATTTCTAACAGATAGAGGTAGCAATTGTACTGGCAAGTTGATAAAAGTGGTATGTGACATACTAAATGTAAAGAAGTTGTTTACAACGGCCTATCACCCTCAAACCGACGGGTTTGTGGAACGTATTAATGGAGTTTTGGCTCAGAATCTTTCGATGTATGTGGCCTCTAACCAACGAGATTGGGATGTTCACCTTCCCGCCGCAGTATATGCGTATAACACTAGTATCTCTACTAGCACTGGAGAAACACCCTTTAGGTTGACATATGGCAGGGACGCTCTGCAACCCCATGATACTACTTTATTGCCGAGAAATGACCCCACAGATAACACTGAGTTACTTGTTCAACGACTCATATCCGACCTACGATTGTCACGTAACCTTGCCAAAGAAAATATCCAGAAAGCTCAGACCAAGATGAAGTTACACTATGATCAAACGGCTAAAGAGTACCCATTTCAAGTAGGACATAAAGTGTGGATATATACACCGATTACGAAGAAAGGCTCGGTGAAAAAACTCACGAGCTTCTGGCACGGTCCGTTTCGTTTAATCGAAAAAACGTCTCCTGTAACGTTCAAGGTAGAAAATATGAACAATAAAGAGCTTACAACTCCAGTTCACGTGTCTCGCCTCAAACAATGGTTTGGTTTGGAAGAAAAACCCACAACGGAAATAGCTTTAGACATTGAAGTTCTAAATGAGGCAACAGAGACAAGTGATGAATTTTGTTTTGAGGAAAGTAaccagaaagaaaaaaaacaagtaacatttgcaaccaataaaaaagaaaCGGATAAAATACAACATAGCTTGCCGGAAAACGAAATTGATGacttagatatatttaaaatggagGAAATAATAGGTAAAAGGCAAAGGAAAGGTAGAACGCAATACCTAGTTAAATGGCAGGATTTTCCTTCGACTCAAAATACGTGGGAACCAGAAGAAAACATCTTTGATAAACAAGTAgtgcaaaaatatttagaaaagacaaaaaaaagtctACATGTTTCCGCAATAACAAGAGTATTTTCGATTAGACAACAAGATGACAAACAGACCAGAAATAGACTCTTGCCAATTTTCAATATAAACAGATCATGGAATATAATGATTTCCATTATTCTCTTATGCTTACTCATAATACCTACATTGACCACAGGGTTATTTATCGGTGAAGTCTATGATTGTACAAAGGTGCAGCCTATCGGAGTTTATCAGGTACCTTCAATACTATCTTGTGCGCATAATATGCATTCCTTAAATGATTCTGTAAAGACATTCGTGGCAGATGTTTACGCCTACCGACCACAAACAACGACAGTAATCTTATATCATTGTTATGCCGAAAAGGTCACCCTCACATGCCAATCAAACTTCCTTAACCAAAAGTCAAGAGAGATAGATTCAAAAAAGGTAGCTGTAACACAAGGAGAATGTCTCTCAGCCATGACCACCAAAATTTCACCATATGGAGCGCTGCAAGTAGCTGGCCCTAACGCATGGAGAACAGTAGTTTCAGACGAATTCCATTGCTCATGGATGCGCACAAAAACAGCGGATTATATGCACTTCAATATGAGAATATACGAAGGACAACTTACCGGGCGATCTTTAACGATAGAACAATATGTCACAAAGAGTCCATGTTATTATGTCATGCGTCGGTGTGTGCCTACTGAATGGCCAGAATCAGTAATTGTCTGGGAGTCCATTAAACACGACGAAGAAGTCATGAAAAAGATAGGTACATACCCTATCGAGCAGATTGGAGAATTTATCCTAATCAGGAGCCTAAAAATCGGCGGTGCAATACAGCTATCAGAACAAAAGGACAACGTGCTTACTCTGGATAACGGCATGATCCTAAAAGATCCTACGTTCCCAGAGGATGTTTTTCAACAATACAAGTCCGCTGCAGCCAATTATTCTCAGAAATTAGGAAATGATCCAGCTACGGCCATTTTGGAAGCGCACATTTCCGTTGCCCTCATGTCCCAAAAAATTAGTATGATAAGTGCCTGGGAGCAAATGTGCTTTATACAGACCGAAATTTCCCGCATCCATCGGCGGATGATTACTCAATTTCCTACAACATCGGCAGAAGGGATACACCAATCTTCGGGTGTGACTGTTGAATCAGCTGGCGATGCTCTGTTACTGTCAAAGTGCGTAAATTATACTAGATATGCCATAAACTATGCCCGGAAGATAGGCAATTTCTGTTTTGAGCACTTCCCTATAACTTTACCAAGTTcaaatatcactttttttttagaagttagtGATAGGAAGTTAATAAGGACCAGTCCTCGAATCCCTTGTAAGCTCAGACCTAAACACACCTACCTACAAGATTCAAGACAAAACACCATGTACGAAATAACAGCCTTCGGACGAGTTAAAATTGTTGGAACTCAACTAGATAACGTTCTACCTTCAAAGACTAAACCAGTTCCCCGCATTCGAGGCTATAGTAAGGATATTTTAGTCGATAAACCACAACGTCTTTCACCGTATACAGTCTTACAACTGATATCAGGGTCGCATGAAACGTTGCAAACACTCAAAACCATTAGTGATACAAATGGAGGTGATATTTTGACAGCCATTGGTACGGCCTTATGCAGTGCCCTACAAGCCACAGCAAGCGGAGGGAGCCAAATTATTAAAGCTATCGGAGGAGCCATTAAAGACTCCTTAAGTGGTGTTCCCAATTTAGACGAAAAATTAGTCCAATCAATTGGTGTTGCTTCATCCACAGTATTAAAAGCCGCAGGAGGAGCTGTAAAAGATGTTGGAGAAGGCGCAGGCTCCTTTTTCCATAAATTTCTAGGTGGTATAAGTGGATCCATTTTGTGGGCAGCAATACTTCTCATAGTCATATATTTGATTGTGAATAAACCCAATTTCAATTATGCCTTACCGTGcctaaaatgttttcaaaaacactTGGAAAATGAGGCTATGGTGCAGCCACGACAAGACCAGTCAACATCAATGTCCCCTAAAGGAAAAAGACATTCCACGCGTACTTGCAAGTATCCGGCTTGTAAAGATGTCCATAGAGACTAG